In the genome of Bradyrhizobium sp. CB3481, the window GAAATGCCGCCCGCCGATGAAATCGCGCGGGCGATCGGCGCGACGCCGGTGAGTTGCACAGGCACCGCCTGGATCAACCGCGCGAGATCGGTTGGAGAAAGCGCGGCCAACGAACTACCGGATGTTTTGGCACTCTCCTGCAACAGCCCGATCGCGACGGGCGAGAGATTTGCCGCCTTGCGAAGGAAGTTCGAGAAGGATTGCTTGCCCTTCGCGGCCGATAATTTCACCGTCAGTTCGCCGGTCTCCGCGTCGGGGCGCAAGGCGATGTTAAGCGTGGCGCGTCCATCGCGCAGGATGGTTTCGCGCAATTCGGCCGAAAGCGCATAGACAGCGCCCCCTTCGATGCCGGCCCGGGTGATGATCGCTTCACCGCGCACCGTTGCTTGGCCTGATGTCAGCGCCACGCCCTTGAGCGGCTGCCCCTCAAAGCGGTCGCGGAAGATGTCCGACCAGGCGACGGTGAAGCCGGAATTGGCCGGCCGCAGCGGAGATACCTTCACACCCTTGGCAGCGAGAATCTCCGCCCACGCGCCATCGGAACCTAGCCGCGGCCAACTTGCACCGCCGAGCGCCAGCACAGTCGCTCTGATATCGACAATGTGCGCTCCGTCAGGCGTTTCGAAGCGCAAGCGGCCCTGCTCGTCCCAACCGGTCCAGCGGTGACGCAGTGCCAGTCTTGCCCCCAGCGAATCCAGCCGCCGCAACCATGCCCGCAGCAACGGCGACGCCTTGAAGGCTTTTGGAAATACGCGCCCGCTGGAGCCGACAAAGGTCTCCTGCCCCAGCGTCTCGCTCCAGTCGCGCAAGGCCTGCGGCGGAAAGGCTTCGATGGCGGCTCTCAGATGCGGCAGCGCCTCGCGGTAGCGCGCGAGGAATTGCGGCAGCGGCTCGCTGTGCGTGAGGTTGAGGCCGCCGCGCCCGGCCATCAGGAATTTGCGCCCCGCGGACGGCATCGCGTCATAGACCGTGACGGCGGCGCCGCCCTGCGCCAGCACCTCGGCCGCCATCAGGCCGGCGGGACCGGCGCCGATGATGGCGACGTTTTTAGAGTGCGATGACATCGTGGGAGTGCATGCCGGATCGACGGTGCGTAGGGTGGGTAAAGCGAAGCGTGCCCACCATTCAGTCGTCATCGGGACAGATGGTGGGCACGTCGCTTCGCTCCTTTGCCCACCCTACGGGTCCGTCGCGTTAAAGCTTGATCCCCGCCCGCGCTGCGGCTTGGGCGACATATTTCTGCGTCTGCTCGAACGCGCCCTGCAGCGCCCTAGCCTTGGACACGTCGTCGATCTCGGCAAAATGCGCGGCGATCGCATCGGGCGTCCAGTCGGCCTGCGCCAGGTTGACGCCTTCGGTCTCGATGATCTTGATCACCGCAAAGGAGCCGGCGCCGGCGCCCATGATGGTGCGGGTCGGTGCGTCCTCACTCAGCAGAAACTCCACCGCCGGTGTGATCGCCTCGGGCTTCATCAGGGCCAGCGCCTGCGGCGGCAGCAGTTCTTCCGTCATGCGGGTCGCTGCCGTCGGCGAGATCGTGTTGACGCGGATGTTGTTCTTGCGGCCTTCCTCGGCCAAGACGTTCATCAGGCCGACCATGCCGGCTTTTGCCGCGCCGTAATTGGCCTGGCCGAAATTGCCGAATAGGCCCGATGACGAGGTGGTCAGCACGATGCGGCCATAGTTGCGCTCGCGCATGCCATCCCAGACCGCCTTGCAGCAGTAGAAGGTGCCGACGAGGTGGACATCGAGCACCTTGGCAAAGTCGGCCACGTCCATTTTTCCAAACGACTTGTCGCGCAAAATACCGGCATTGGCGCAGAGCAGATCCACGCTGCCCCACTCCTTGGTCGCCCGTTCGACCATCGCCGTGACCTGTCCGAACTTCGAGACATCGGCGCCATCGGCCATCGCGGTTCCGCCGGCCTTGCGGATCTCTTCGACCACCGCTTCAGCCGGCGACAGCGATCCGCCGGTGCCGTCGCGTGCGCCGCCGAAATCATTGACCACCACCTTGGCGCCGCGGCTCGCCAGCCCCAGCGCATGCGCCCGTCCCAGACCATTGCCCGCGCCGGTGACGATAGCGACGCGTCCGTCAAACCTGATTGCCATGAGTGGAATTTCCTGGAAGTTGGTTTCTCGTCGTGCCCGGCCTTGTGCCGGGCATCCACGCCTCGATGGTTGTTGCATAGCAAGACGTGGATGGCCGGGACAAGCCCGGCCATGACGCGGAGGAACCACGTCACTCGAAATAGATCAGCCCGATCCAGTCGGCGACCAGGGCAGGCTTGTCCTCGCCCTCGATCTCGACGGTGACATTGGTGCGCGACTGCAGCTCCTTCGGCTTGCGCAGCTTGGCTTCGGCCAGCGTAAACCTCCCGCGCACCCGCGAGCCGGCGCGCACGGGCGAAAGGAAGCGCAGCTTGTCGAAACCGTAATTGACGCCCATCGAGGTGCCCTCGATGACTGGCATCACCTCGTAGGACATGATGCTCAGCAGCGACATCGTCAGAAAACCATGCGCAATGGTGTTGCCAAACGCAGTTTCCTTTTTCGCCCTTTCGGGGTCGACATGGATGAACTGATGGTCCTCGATCACGTCGGCATAGACGTTGATCCGCCTCTGGTCGATCAGGTGCCACGAGGACACGCCGATCTCCTTGCCGACCATGGCCTGATAGGCCGATAGCGAGACCGGCGGCTTCTTCCAGACTTCATTCATTTATTCAGCTCTCCTGCCCGGCGGTCCGCACCTTCTGCAGCTCCGGGAATTCTTCCTCGCGGAACTCGGCTCCGCGTAGCGCATCGCTGCGGTTATTCTCCTGTTCGAGCCGGCGCAACTGCACGCGGCGGATTTTTCCGGAGATCGTCTTCGGCAATTCCGTCACCAGCTCGATCTTCCGGATGCGCTTGAACGGCGCAAGGCGCGTGTGCAGGTGCTTGAAGATCGACAGCGCCGTCTCCGGCGAACGCTCTACGCCCGATGTCAGCAGCACATAGGCTTTCGGGATCGCCAGCCTGATCGGATCGGGACTCGGCACGACGGCGGCTTCGGCCACCTGCTCATGCTCCAGCAGCACGCTTTCCAGCTCGAACGGGCTGATGCGGTAGTCGGAGGATTTGAAGACGTCGTCGGAGCGGCCGACGAAGGTGAGATACCCCTCGTCGTCCGCAAACACGACGTCGCCCGAACGGTAGAGATCGCCATCGGCGCCGGCCAATTTGCCATCCTCGCCCTGATAGCCCTGCATCAGGCCCGCGGGACGCTCAGTGCCGAGCACCAAGGTCACCTCGCCCTCCTTGGCGAGGTTGCCGTCGATATCGGTGATCTGCACGCGGTAGCCCGGCAGCGGGCGGCCCATCGAGCCGATCTTGACCTTCTGGCCCGGCGAATTGCCGGCCAGTGCCGCCGTCTCGGTCTGGCCGTAGCCGTCGCGGATCGTCAGCCCCCACGCCGCCTTCACCTGATCGATCACTTCCGGATTGAGCGGCTCGCCGGCGCCGCAGACCTCGCGCAGGCTGACCTTGAAGTCGGCGAGCTTCTCCTGAATGAACAGCCGCCACACCGTCGGCGGTGCGCACAGCGTGGTAACGCCGCAGCGGCCGACGGTCGCCAGCAACGCCTTGGCGTCG includes:
- a CDS encoding TIGR03862 family flavoprotein; protein product: MSSHSKNVAIIGAGPAGLMAAEVLAQGGAAVTVYDAMPSAGRKFLMAGRGGLNLTHSEPLPQFLARYREALPHLRAAIEAFPPQALRDWSETLGQETFVGSSGRVFPKAFKASPLLRAWLRRLDSLGARLALRHRWTGWDEQGRLRFETPDGAHIVDIRATVLALGGASWPRLGSDGAWAEILAAKGVKVSPLRPANSGFTVAWSDIFRDRFEGQPLKGVALTSGQATVRGEAIITRAGIEGGAVYALSAELRETILRDGRATLNIALRPDAETGELTVKLSAAKGKQSFSNFLRKAANLSPVAIGLLQESAKTSGSSLAALSPTDLARLIQAVPVQLTGVAPIARAISSAGGISFDELDDAFMLRRLPGMFAAGEMLDWEAPTGGYLLQASFATGAAAGRGALKWLERKI
- a CDS encoding SDR family NAD(P)-dependent oxidoreductase, with translation MAIRFDGRVAIVTGAGNGLGRAHALGLASRGAKVVVNDFGGARDGTGGSLSPAEAVVEEIRKAGGTAMADGADVSKFGQVTAMVERATKEWGSVDLLCANAGILRDKSFGKMDVADFAKVLDVHLVGTFYCCKAVWDGMRERNYGRIVLTTSSSGLFGNFGQANYGAAKAGMVGLMNVLAEEGRKNNIRVNTISPTAATRMTEELLPPQALALMKPEAITPAVEFLLSEDAPTRTIMGAGAGSFAVIKIIETEGVNLAQADWTPDAIAAHFAEIDDVSKARALQGAFEQTQKYVAQAAARAGIKL
- a CDS encoding MaoC family dehydratase, with the protein product MNEVWKKPPVSLSAYQAMVGKEIGVSSWHLIDQRRINVYADVIEDHQFIHVDPERAKKETAFGNTIAHGFLTMSLLSIMSYEVMPVIEGTSMGVNYGFDKLRFLSPVRAGSRVRGRFTLAEAKLRKPKELQSRTNVTVEIEGEDKPALVADWIGLIYFE
- a CDS encoding AMP-binding protein, whose translation is MTTFQEARAFLLKHRTDYDAAVKGFRWPDPVPFNWALDWFDAELAQNPDSRDRTALWIVDPGDKETTLSFAALSRRSNQVANFLRAQGLKRGDHLLLLLGNVVPLWETMLAAMKLGVVVIPATTLLTSDELRDRLDRGRARAVVATQDQVAKFTGLGGDKLVRIVVGATTNHDGWLSFEQAANASEAFAPDGPTNADDPMLLYFTSGTTAKPKLVRHSQRSYPVGHLSTMFWLGLQPGDVHLNISSPGWAKHAWSCFFAPWNAGATIFVVNQPRFDAKALLATVGRCGVTTLCAPPTVWRLFIQEKLADFKVSLREVCGAGEPLNPEVIDQVKAAWGLTIRDGYGQTETAALAGNSPGQKVKIGSMGRPLPGYRVQITDIDGNLAKEGEVTLVLGTERPAGLMQGYQGEDGKLAGADGDLYRSGDVVFADDEGYLTFVGRSDDVFKSSDYRISPFELESVLLEHEQVAEAAVVPSPDPIRLAIPKAYVLLTSGVERSPETALSIFKHLHTRLAPFKRIRKIELVTELPKTISGKIRRVQLRRLEQENNRSDALRGAEFREEEFPELQKVRTAGQES